A genomic region of Anopheles coustani chromosome 3, idAnoCousDA_361_x.2, whole genome shotgun sequence contains the following coding sequences:
- the LOC131259535 gene encoding putative uncharacterized protein DDB_G0291608: MLPTSQHQQQHQSAVDVAQQQQQQDAQTQHLLNVAASSYTTAVSSSGGYSMSYPLVTGHHLTENNNLIMHPSYGKPAAHVAHQLPPASLITLQPVPLEAHHHSALHHVSNLGPPPPGTPGSLQQQQGQPPQQSVVTSLAPPPGSGGLGGLLIGGGGGGGQHLHHASMQQQHQQQQQQQQQQQQQQMDHQQMDHQQQQQMGGMSGVGPQQGGGPQSSMSHNSPMNDPNGSGMLCRVCN; the protein is encoded by the coding sequence ATGCTACCAACAagccagcatcagcagcagcaccagtcGGCCGTCGACGtcgctcagcagcagcagcagcaggatgcCCAAACGCAACATCTGCTCAACGTGGCCGCGTCGTCCTACACGACCGCCGTATCGTCGAGTGGCGGCTACAGCATGAGCTACCCGCTCGTCACGGGCCACCATCTGACCGAGAACAACAATCTGATCATGCATCCGTCCTACGGTAAACCGGCAGCCCATGTCGCTCACCAGTTGCCGCCGGCTTCGCTCATAACGCTCCAGCCGGTGCCTCTGGAGGCGCATCACCACTCCGCGTTGCACCACGTGTCCAACCTgggtccaccaccaccgggcaCTCCCGGCtccctgcagcagcagcaaggacAACCACCGCAGCAGTCCGTTGTCACTTCGTTGGCTCCTCCGCCCGGTTCCGGTGGGTTGGGTGGATTACTCATCGGTGGTGGCGGAGGAGGTGGACAACACCTTCATCATGCGTCCAtgcaacagcaacatcagcaacaacagcaacagcagcagcagcagcaacaacaacagatgGATCATCAACAGATggaccaccagcagcagcaacagatgGGAGGCATGTCGGGCGTTGGACCGCAACAAGGCGGGGGTCCACAGTCTTCCATGTCGCATAATTCGCCCATGAACGATCCAAACGGAAGCGGTATGTTGTGCAGGGTGTGCAATTAA